In Salinigranum marinum, one DNA window encodes the following:
- a CDS encoding Hsp20/alpha crystallin family protein has translation MTGIREIGESVANTVLERVGRGMSRVQERKPLPHDLLESDGAYLIVFDTPGVQRSDVQVRFLDGEVQVRVDRFREFYEDFEMRFPGRGLSLDGQVTLPDDAAVDAGGASATLADNGTLRIQIPKDDRATDVEVVDEEGDGDAEDAGES, from the coding sequence ATGACAGGAATTCGCGAGATCGGAGAGTCGGTCGCTAACACCGTGCTCGAACGGGTCGGTCGCGGGATGAGTCGGGTCCAAGAGCGAAAGCCCCTCCCGCACGACCTCCTCGAGAGCGACGGCGCCTATCTGATCGTCTTCGACACGCCGGGCGTCCAGCGCTCGGACGTCCAAGTCCGCTTTCTCGACGGCGAGGTGCAGGTCAGGGTCGACCGCTTCCGGGAGTTCTACGAGGACTTCGAGATGCGCTTTCCCGGGCGCGGGCTCTCGCTCGACGGCCAGGTGACGCTCCCTGACGACGCCGCCGTCGACGCCGGCGGTGCCTCGGCGACGCTCGCCGACAACGGCACCCTCCGCATCCAGATCCCCAAGGACGACCGGGCGACCGACGTGGAAGTCGTCGACGAGGAAGGCGACGGAGACGCCGAAGACGCCGGCGAGTCGTAG
- a CDS encoding metallophosphoesterase: MLDAAFRDRAVYLPGPSALVVADLHVGRAEASEVQVPLGERADLTERLGALVDRVVPETVVVAGDVLHSFGHVSRRATETLAGLAAVCRDAGARPVLVVGNHDAMLSTAWDGAVHDAYVLDGGETGDVVVCHGHKQPERGGRDLDPGLYVVGHDHPAITIEGQKRPCFLYGEECYRGADLLMLPAFSRVAAGVSVNGMRAGDFQSPLVRDADALRPVVWDESAEEALTFPPLGRFRRLL; the protein is encoded by the coding sequence GTGCTCGACGCCGCGTTCCGCGACCGTGCTGTCTACCTCCCCGGGCCCTCGGCGCTCGTCGTCGCCGATCTCCACGTCGGCCGGGCCGAGGCCAGCGAGGTACAGGTCCCCCTTGGCGAGCGCGCGGACCTCACGGAGCGGCTCGGGGCGCTCGTCGACCGCGTCGTGCCCGAGACGGTCGTGGTCGCGGGCGACGTGCTCCACTCGTTCGGTCACGTCTCCCGCCGGGCGACCGAGACGCTCGCCGGCCTTGCCGCGGTGTGCCGCGACGCCGGGGCTCGCCCCGTGCTCGTCGTCGGCAACCACGACGCGATGCTCTCGACCGCGTGGGACGGCGCGGTCCACGACGCGTACGTCCTCGACGGCGGCGAGACGGGCGACGTGGTGGTGTGTCACGGCCACAAGCAGCCGGAGCGCGGGGGGCGAGACCTGGATCCGGGGCTGTACGTCGTCGGCCACGACCACCCCGCCATCACCATCGAGGGGCAGAAACGCCCGTGTTTCCTCTACGGCGAGGAGTGCTATCGAGGAGCGGACCTGTTGATGCTCCCGGCGTTTTCACGAGTGGCCGCGGGCGTGTCGGTCAACGGGATGCGGGCGGGGGATTTCCAGTCGCCGCTGGTCCGGGACGCGGACGCGCTTCGGCCGGTCGTGTGGGACGAGTCGGCCGAGGAGGCACTGACCTTTCCGCCGCTGGGGCGGTTCCGCAGGCTGTTGTAG
- a CDS encoding CoA pyrophosphatase: MDLSGVGRHTPVPFEGATRQAAVVAPVVDRDGEDHLLFTKRADHLGEHAGQMSFPGGGREPSDESLEATALREAREEIGLRPEEVELYGRLDDIETVTDYSVRPFVGRVPARQYTPDEREVAEIAVLSIDELTDLANYESERRDHPYYGDIRIHFFHVDGYTVWGATGRILVQLLELTTDWRMPPEVDRVVDPDADLPV, translated from the coding sequence ATGGACCTCTCCGGCGTCGGTCGGCACACGCCCGTCCCGTTCGAGGGGGCGACGCGGCAGGCGGCGGTCGTCGCGCCCGTCGTCGACCGCGACGGTGAGGACCACCTCCTCTTCACGAAGCGTGCGGATCACCTGGGCGAACACGCCGGACAGATGAGCTTCCCCGGCGGCGGCCGCGAGCCGAGCGACGAGTCGCTCGAAGCGACGGCGCTCCGCGAGGCGCGCGAGGAGATCGGTCTCCGGCCCGAGGAGGTCGAACTGTACGGCCGGCTCGACGACATCGAGACCGTCACCGACTACTCGGTGCGGCCGTTCGTCGGCCGGGTCCCCGCCCGCCAGTACACGCCCGACGAGCGCGAGGTGGCCGAGATCGCCGTCCTCTCGATCGACGAGCTCACCGATCTCGCGAACTACGAGTCCGAACGGCGCGACCACCCCTACTACGGCGACATCCGTATCCACTTCTTCCACGTCGACGGATACACCGTCTGGGGGGCGACGGGGAGGATCCTCGTCCAACTGCTGGAACTCACGACCGACTGGCGGATGCCGCCGGAGGTCGACCGCGTCGTCGACCCGGACGCGGACCTGCCGGTCTGA
- a CDS encoding creatininase family protein, with the protein MSTPLADASTADAAALLADAEIALLPTGATEQHGPHLPLGTDTRAATAVATRLDREGCVVLPPVPVGVSGHHRQFPGTLSVSPDTFAAYVRETVESLAAHGLRKVVVVNGHGGNDDALRRVARALRADGTAFVVPWDWWSNRDADHEELFGRSHVGHAGAAETSVVRTLAPDLVDEGAIDDADAGAGDVWGVHVAGAMVLDDTTDFSDNGVVGVPSEGSAAAGERLLDGAVADLDALCAWLESKEFASLLPADYR; encoded by the coding sequence ATGAGCACACCGCTCGCGGACGCCTCGACGGCCGACGCCGCCGCGCTTCTCGCCGACGCGGAGATCGCCCTCCTTCCGACCGGCGCGACCGAACAGCACGGCCCGCACCTCCCGCTCGGAACCGACACGCGGGCCGCCACGGCCGTCGCCACCCGACTCGACCGCGAGGGCTGTGTCGTCCTCCCACCGGTTCCCGTCGGTGTGAGCGGCCACCATCGCCAGTTCCCGGGGACGCTGTCGGTCTCGCCCGACACGTTCGCCGCCTACGTCCGAGAGACCGTCGAGAGCCTCGCCGCTCACGGCCTCCGGAAGGTCGTCGTCGTGAACGGCCACGGCGGGAACGACGACGCGCTCCGCCGGGTCGCCCGGGCGCTTCGCGCCGACGGGACGGCGTTCGTCGTCCCCTGGGACTGGTGGTCGAACCGCGACGCCGACCACGAGGAACTGTTCGGTCGGTCCCACGTCGGTCACGCGGGTGCGGCGGAGACGAGCGTCGTCCGGACGCTCGCGCCCGACCTCGTCGACGAGGGCGCGATCGACGACGCCGACGCCGGCGCGGGCGACGTGTGGGGCGTCCACGTCGCCGGCGCGATGGTGCTGGACGACACCACGGATTTCTCGGACAACGGCGTCGTGGGCGTCCCCTCCGAGGGTTCCGCCGCGGCGGGCGAGCGACTGCTCGACGGTGCGGTCGCGGATCTCGACGCGCTCTGTGCGTGGCTCGAATCGAAGGAGTTCGCGTCGCTCTTGCCCGCCGACTACCGCTGA
- a CDS encoding J domain-containing protein, producing MLPEWLSLFPPWLLAGVVLGSAASCCVAVVFVVGDRLFPASSVERGRRIDGTVRRRGEIRQYLVDIDERFFEDHAVHGETVAFYLPERDVAITFDAKAYFRIEEAGTYTVLCEHEMPGRGLGRRLPFDVPELEPDPVMTDPITTAFAELDLEPAASADEVRSAYRTKIKQAHPDHGGDREEFKRLQDAYATARDHADADSAAVEA from the coding sequence GTGCTTCCGGAGTGGTTGTCCCTGTTCCCGCCGTGGCTACTCGCCGGGGTGGTGCTCGGCTCTGCGGCCTCCTGCTGCGTCGCCGTCGTCTTCGTCGTCGGCGACCGGCTGTTCCCGGCGTCGTCCGTCGAGAGGGGTCGGCGCATCGACGGGACGGTTCGTCGCCGCGGTGAGATCCGTCAGTACCTCGTCGACATCGACGAGCGCTTCTTCGAGGACCACGCGGTCCACGGCGAGACGGTCGCCTTCTACCTCCCCGAGCGCGACGTGGCGATCACGTTCGACGCGAAGGCGTACTTCCGCATCGAGGAGGCCGGCACGTACACGGTGCTCTGCGAACACGAGATGCCGGGGCGTGGGCTGGGTCGTCGGCTCCCCTTCGACGTGCCCGAACTCGAACCCGACCCCGTGATGACCGACCCGATCACCACCGCGTTCGCCGAACTCGACCTCGAACCGGCGGCGTCCGCCGACGAGGTTCGGTCGGCGTACCGCACGAAGATCAAGCAGGCCCACCCCGACCACGGGGGCGACCGGGAGGAGTTCAAACGGCTCCAGGACGCGTACGCGACGGCGCGGGACCACGCGGACGCCGACAGCGCCGCGGTCGAGGCGTAA
- the pdhA gene encoding pyruvate dehydrogenase (acetyl-transferring) E1 component subunit alpha, with translation MSADHYAEADFVRTLDPDGRVVGDVPDLADERLLAIYRDMKLTRHFDERMVSLQRQGRIGTYAPAAGQEASQVGSTHALADDDWIVYQYREHGAVVVRGLSAAYLTYWMGHEAGNASLIDQHVAPLNITIADQIPHAVGMAWGAKLKGDDTVVVCHFGDGATSEGDFHEAANFAGVFETPCVFFCNNNGWAISHPAERQTAAKTFAAKADAYGIEGVRVDGMDPLATYRVTRDVVERARRGEGPTLVEAVQYRFGAHTTADDPSAYRDEAEVERWRERDPLDRYETFLRDRDLVDDTVIEEIEAEARETVAGVIDEAESFEPDPRAMFDDAFADATPGIDAQREAFERALDEHGRDSFLRD, from the coding sequence GTGAGCGCGGACCACTACGCCGAGGCCGACTTCGTTCGCACGCTGGACCCCGACGGACGCGTCGTCGGCGACGTTCCCGACCTCGCCGACGAGCGCCTCCTCGCCATCTACCGCGACATGAAACTGACGCGGCATTTCGACGAGCGGATGGTGAGCCTCCAGCGACAGGGCCGGATCGGCACGTACGCCCCCGCCGCGGGACAGGAGGCGTCGCAGGTGGGGTCGACCCACGCCCTCGCCGACGACGACTGGATCGTCTACCAGTACCGCGAACACGGTGCCGTCGTCGTCCGCGGCCTCTCGGCGGCGTATCTCACCTACTGGATGGGCCACGAGGCCGGAAACGCCTCGCTGATCGACCAGCACGTCGCGCCGCTCAACATCACCATCGCGGACCAGATCCCCCACGCCGTCGGCATGGCGTGGGGGGCGAAGCTGAAGGGCGACGACACGGTCGTCGTCTGTCACTTCGGCGACGGGGCGACCTCGGAAGGGGACTTCCACGAGGCCGCCAACTTTGCCGGTGTGTTCGAGACGCCCTGCGTCTTCTTCTGTAACAACAACGGCTGGGCGATCTCCCACCCCGCCGAGCGACAAACCGCCGCCAAGACGTTCGCGGCGAAGGCCGACGCGTACGGCATCGAGGGCGTTCGAGTCGACGGGATGGACCCGCTCGCGACGTACCGGGTCACGCGTGACGTCGTCGAGCGCGCCCGCCGCGGCGAGGGCCCGACGCTCGTCGAGGCGGTCCAGTACCGCTTCGGCGCGCACACCACGGCGGACGATCCCTCGGCGTACCGGGACGAGGCGGAGGTCGAGCGGTGGCGCGAGCGCGATCCCCTGGATAGGTACGAGACGTTCCTCCGCGACCGCGACCTCGTCGACGATACCGTCATCGAGGAGATCGAGGCGGAGGCACGCGAGACGGTCGCGGGGGTCATCGACGAGGCCGAATCGTTCGAGCCGGACCCGCGAGCGATGTTCGACGACGCGTTCGCCGACGCCACGCCCGGCATCGACGCCCAGCGCGAGGCGTTCGAGCGAGCCCTGGACGAACACGGCCGCGATTCGTTTCTGCGCGACTAG
- a CDS encoding DUF7501 family protein, whose product MATTETWGDPDRCPFCGETLTSPGAGFIAHVAERPDCEEAFGTWRTRVSEDVAGGWIG is encoded by the coding sequence ATGGCAACGACCGAAACGTGGGGCGACCCTGACCGCTGTCCGTTCTGTGGCGAGACGCTTACTTCGCCCGGTGCCGGCTTCATCGCACACGTCGCGGAACGACCGGACTGCGAGGAGGCGTTCGGGACCTGGCGGACCCGCGTCAGCGAGGACGTCGCCGGCGGCTGGATCGGGTGA
- a CDS encoding DUF7559 family protein — protein MPKTEEIRCRNADCELDMFENHYNS, from the coding sequence ATGCCGAAGACAGAGGAGATCAGGTGCCGCAACGCGGACTGCGAGCTGGACATGTTCGAGAACCATTACAACAGTTAA
- a CDS encoding MarR family transcriptional regulator — MSKALEDKRTATRLRVLVEIADRQPAVSQGEIADAVGVTSQAVSEYIRDLVDDGFVEKEGRSRYRVTKEGVDWLFREVKAIRRFTDHVTEDVLQSVQEDAALATDRIEAGETVTLSLREGLLHATPGDAGPATGTATTSAEAGADVSVTGFEGVIEMSPGSVAIYQVPRARNGGSRAVGTDALGAVVDTTGLVVAAGVEAVAALRRIDAEPAVRVAAGAVAAEAATKGQDVVVVASVDEVGRVTDTLRDRDVTYELVDTAGS, encoded by the coding sequence ATGAGTAAGGCTCTGGAGGACAAGCGGACCGCGACGCGCCTCCGCGTGCTCGTCGAGATCGCCGACCGCCAGCCGGCGGTGAGCCAGGGCGAGATCGCCGACGCGGTGGGCGTCACCTCCCAGGCCGTGAGCGAGTACATCCGCGATCTCGTCGACGACGGCTTCGTCGAGAAGGAGGGTCGCTCGCGCTACCGCGTCACGAAGGAGGGCGTCGATTGGCTCTTCCGCGAGGTGAAGGCGATCCGCCGGTTCACCGATCACGTCACGGAGGACGTGCTCCAGTCCGTCCAGGAGGACGCCGCCCTCGCGACGGACCGGATCGAGGCGGGCGAGACGGTCACGCTCTCGTTACGCGAGGGGCTCCTCCACGCGACCCCGGGGGACGCGGGACCGGCGACCGGGACCGCGACCACGTCTGCCGAGGCGGGCGCGGACGTCTCGGTCACCGGCTTCGAGGGGGTCATCGAGATGTCACCGGGCTCGGTGGCGATCTACCAGGTGCCGCGGGCGCGCAACGGCGGGAGCCGCGCGGTCGGCACCGACGCGCTTGGCGCGGTGGTCGACACCACCGGGTTGGTCGTCGCCGCGGGCGTCGAGGCGGTCGCGGCGCTCCGACGAATCGACGCGGAACCGGCGGTTCGCGTCGCGGCCGGAGCCGTCGCTGCGGAGGCGGCGACGAAGGGTCAGGACGTCGTGGTGGTCGCGAGCGTCGACGAAGTGGGTCGCGTGACCGACACGCTGCGCGACCGTGACGTGACGTACGAACTGGTCGACACGGCCGGGAGCTGA
- a CDS encoding DUF7388 family protein — MLTGERAVARTGLDAVALKPAECDVRRALDVPLPTVAVDYEGRDHLPDPDVLAEVAAEKRLRLTTPVRADGFDPLGDDSLWETVPSAVRRVLVAGHGAYLSDEERRRAVAPRLRAARDRVPDAWVGTEGIERLALAAGGTQYELLSRSTVRDVRALRAAGFDGRVAVYAPTVLSDDEDAALDAVGAYAARRRPVARALPDDAATDAGATGRAREVLSAAVRDYALVGGPDQVADQIRALKDAGVDVVVGYPARGVDEFCG; from the coding sequence GTGTTGACCGGTGAGCGTGCCGTCGCACGAACGGGCCTCGACGCCGTCGCGCTGAAGCCCGCCGAGTGTGACGTCCGCCGCGCGCTCGACGTCCCGCTTCCGACCGTTGCCGTCGACTACGAGGGGCGCGACCACCTCCCCGACCCCGACGTACTGGCCGAGGTCGCCGCCGAGAAGCGACTCCGGCTCACTACGCCGGTCCGTGCCGACGGCTTCGACCCGCTCGGCGACGACTCGCTGTGGGAGACGGTGCCGTCTGCGGTCCGGCGCGTCCTCGTGGCCGGCCACGGCGCGTATCTCTCCGACGAGGAACGCCGGCGAGCGGTCGCCCCTCGCCTCCGCGCCGCGCGCGACCGGGTGCCGGACGCGTGGGTCGGCACCGAGGGCATCGAACGGCTCGCGCTGGCCGCCGGCGGGACGCAGTACGAACTCCTCTCGCGCTCGACGGTTCGTGACGTGCGCGCGCTCCGGGCCGCGGGGTTCGACGGCCGGGTGGCGGTGTACGCGCCGACGGTGCTCTCCGACGACGAGGACGCCGCGCTCGACGCGGTGGGGGCGTACGCCGCCCGTCGCCGTCCCGTCGCCCGTGCGCTCCCCGACGACGCAGCCACGGACGCCGGCGCGACGGGCCGTGCCCGCGAGGTACTCTCGGCGGCCGTCCGCGACTACGCGCTCGTCGGCGGCCCCGACCAGGTGGCCGACCAGATCCGAGCGCTCAAAGACGCCGGCGTCGACGTGGTCGTCGGCTACCCCGCCCGCGGCGTCGACGAGTTCTGCGGCTGA
- a CDS encoding DUF429 domain-containing protein, translating to MCESFTPPSVVYGIVYGGDERESGGRTWVSRGVVTDGTLSVDRCAPVEEWFDTTAASPGTPTLTTFLADLPSTAAVGLDFPFGLPAGVVAEESWAAFVRDLPSWYDSPDDLRRRCERRVRRTDSSSDARFRATDGPLSTMSPFADPIVASTFYGLRDVLRPLVLSDSVRVPPMTDPRSDRPFVVEVYPTGTLVDLDLFDTGDEDGGDEGETRRAETLDGLCEAADAEVEVADDVRESIVADPDRLESVVAVYAVYRNSRTASALAVSDSQRLIEGQVFI from the coding sequence ATGTGTGAGAGTTTCACACCACCGTCCGTCGTCTACGGAATCGTCTACGGCGGTGACGAACGCGAGTCGGGGGGACGGACGTGGGTCTCCCGGGGGGTCGTCACCGACGGGACCCTCTCGGTCGACCGGTGTGCCCCGGTCGAGGAGTGGTTCGACACGACGGCGGCGTCGCCCGGAACGCCGACACTCACGACGTTCCTCGCCGACCTGCCGTCGACAGCCGCCGTCGGCCTCGACTTCCCGTTCGGCCTCCCCGCGGGCGTCGTCGCCGAGGAGAGCTGGGCGGCGTTCGTCCGCGACCTCCCTTCGTGGTATGACAGCCCGGACGACCTCCGTCGGCGGTGCGAGCGGCGCGTCCGGCGCACGGACAGCTCGTCGGACGCCCGGTTCCGCGCGACCGACGGCCCGCTGAGCACGATGTCGCCGTTCGCCGATCCCATCGTCGCGTCGACGTTCTACGGCCTCCGGGACGTCCTCAGGCCGCTCGTGCTGAGCGACAGCGTTCGGGTGCCGCCGATGACGGACCCCCGTTCGGACCGACCGTTCGTCGTCGAGGTGTACCCCACGGGGACGCTCGTCGACCTCGACCTGTTCGACACCGGAGACGAGGACGGCGGCGACGAGGGGGAGACGCGTCGCGCGGAGACGCTCGACGGACTGTGCGAGGCGGCCGACGCCGAGGTCGAGGTTGCCGACGACGTCCGCGAGTCGATCGTCGCGGACCCGGACCGGCTAGAGAGCGTCGTGGCGGTGTACGCCGTCTACCGCAACAGCCGGACGGCGTCGGCACTGGCGGTGTCGGACTCCCAGCGGCTGATCGAGGGACAGGTGTTCATCTGA
- a CDS encoding DUF7559 family protein yields MPKTEEIKCLNTDCELDMFENHYTYDIPDDLSIEHLRCPYCGETDYLELIEL; encoded by the coding sequence ATGCCTAAGACTGAGGAAATCAAGTGCCTCAACACCGACTGTGAGTTAGATATGTTCGAGAATCACTATACATATGATATCCCAGACGACCTCAGTATTGAACACCTACGTTGCCCATACTGCGGGGAGACAGATTATCTCGAACTAATTGAACTTTAG
- a CDS encoding TQO small subunit DoxD, giving the protein MTTNSVEWFGKPIEFAYAESTTGYLTVLLRLVTGYWFLHAGVTKFAFVAGEPFNAAGWLANATAASPIHGFLVFVAETPWLLGFTNFAIPVGEALIGLALIVGAFTRFAAFWGAFLMVFFYLGNADWAHGYVNGDLFGLLMFVIIGTLAAGRILGVDTVLEQTETVRQRPALKYFLG; this is encoded by the coding sequence ATGACTACCAACAGCGTCGAGTGGTTTGGCAAGCCCATCGAGTTCGCGTACGCCGAATCGACCACCGGATACCTGACGGTCCTTCTGCGTCTAGTCACCGGCTACTGGTTCCTCCACGCCGGCGTGACCAAGTTCGCCTTCGTCGCCGGCGAACCGTTCAACGCCGCGGGCTGGCTCGCGAACGCGACGGCCGCGAGCCCCATCCACGGCTTCCTCGTCTTCGTCGCGGAGACTCCCTGGCTGTTGGGGTTCACCAACTTCGCCATCCCGGTCGGCGAGGCGCTCATCGGCCTCGCGCTCATCGTCGGTGCCTTCACCAGGTTCGCCGCGTTCTGGGGCGCGTTCCTGATGGTGTTCTTCTACCTCGGGAACGCCGACTGGGCCCACGGTTACGTCAACGGCGACCTGTTCGGCCTCCTGATGTTCGTCATCATCGGCACCCTCGCCGCGGGCCGTATCCTCGGCGTCGACACGGTGCTCGAGCAGACCGAGACCGTCCGCCAGCGCCCCGCGCTGAAGTACTTCCTCGGGTGA
- a CDS encoding tyrosine-type recombinase/integrase: MIPEGEDFLRHYRKKRAESTVRNKRTDLRDYTEFLDSEGLEVDEVTWKEIEDYLYQLGEDDYANNTIRNRFNTLRVLYQFLKRDSVVNKNPTEDVKLGDFASRKNKREEKAQQKRVWLKKDPEDGIDEVRDLVQNAPQPIVRNRCIILFMYYTACRRSEVSNVLLEEMNWDDRKVDVYSPKTDKTITVRWQPSLDPLLTEWKNNYRDSYITAADSSYLFVTQKNEKIHPNHISRIIRNAAERAGIQDVLYVDKAGNKRRRVTSHSLRHSFGVHYLQPPKKGTLEDLQQILAHEDIQTTQIYADIVSEQVDEAYNASAPTVDYDTRQASKEQICAVCNERGKILETHHISYTPEETIDVCRSCHNRITNGDDLEHLEPDETREQAMERGWKPD, translated from the coding sequence ATGATTCCAGAAGGTGAGGACTTCCTCCGTCACTACCGGAAGAAGCGTGCCGAAAGTACGGTCCGAAACAAGCGAACTGACCTTAGGGACTACACAGAATTCCTTGATTCAGAGGGTCTTGAGGTCGATGAAGTAACTTGGAAGGAGATAGAGGATTATCTGTATCAGCTCGGGGAGGACGACTACGCAAACAATACCATTAGAAATCGCTTTAACACTCTCCGTGTACTGTACCAGTTCCTGAAGAGGGATAGTGTAGTGAATAAAAACCCTACCGAGGATGTGAAACTGGGTGACTTCGCCTCTCGAAAGAACAAGCGAGAGGAAAAAGCACAACAGAAGCGTGTCTGGTTGAAGAAAGACCCAGAGGACGGTATTGATGAGGTCAGAGACCTCGTTCAAAATGCTCCTCAGCCGATAGTGAGGAACCGCTGCATCATCTTGTTCATGTATTATACTGCGTGCCGTCGCAGCGAAGTTTCCAATGTGCTGTTAGAGGAGATGAACTGGGATGACCGGAAAGTGGATGTATACTCTCCAAAGACTGACAAAACCATTACTGTCCGCTGGCAGCCCAGTCTCGACCCGCTGCTCACGGAGTGGAAAAATAACTACCGAGACTCATACATCACCGCTGCTGATAGCTCATATCTCTTTGTGACGCAGAAGAACGAGAAGATTCACCCTAACCATATCTCACGGATAATTAGGAACGCTGCCGAGAGAGCGGGTATTCAGGACGTTCTATACGTAGACAAGGCTGGAAATAAACGGAGAAGAGTGACCAGTCATTCACTTCGTCACTCTTTCGGTGTCCACTACTTACAGCCTCCGAAGAAGGGTACGCTTGAAGACCTCCAGCAGATTTTGGCTCATGAAGACATTCAAACTACTCAGATTTACGCAGATATCGTCTCAGAACAGGTTGACGAGGCATACAACGCTAGTGCTCCAACTGTGGATTACGACACAAGGCAGGCCAGCAAGGAGCAAATCTGTGCGGTCTGTAACGAGCGCGGGAAAATATTAGAGACTCACCATATCTCCTACACTCCGGAAGAGACCATTGACGTCTGCCGTAGCTGCCACAACCGGATTACGAACGGAGACGATTTAGAGCATTTAGAGCCGGACGAGACCCGCGAACAAGCGATGGAACGTGGCTGGAAACCCGACTAA
- a CDS encoding NAD(P)/FAD-dependent oxidoreductase — translation MDEERSVVVCGAGLAGLVTARRLAAAGADVTVYEEREHVGGRVRSRTHDGFTLDRGFQVLFTAYPAARRELDFDALDLRTFTPGAVIARAGERSVLSDPLRDPTAAFESLFNREVTTSDKLRTLALRQDLGTRSLDELFTGPDTTIREYLSDWGFSAKFAENFVAPFYGGITLDRSLSTSKRVFEYTFRMLGDGSTAVPADGMGAIADQLAAKARAAGADVRTGATVEAVDGDGDGATVHADGETVDVDAVVVATDPRTAGELTAVASIPTAARPSTTQYYRLPGGTSLGTKKRILLNAASASPNAVVPLSEVAPEYAPADAELLNATFLGEEPLSMDDDALAAETQAALESWYPERQFGGLEPLATDRIEFAQFDQPPGIHDTLPDARAPDGRVYLAGDYTQWSAIQGALESGRVAAQAVQADLA, via the coding sequence ATGGACGAAGAGCGATCCGTCGTGGTGTGTGGCGCGGGACTGGCTGGGCTGGTCACGGCCCGTCGCCTCGCGGCCGCCGGCGCGGACGTCACCGTGTACGAGGAACGCGAGCACGTCGGCGGCCGGGTCCGGTCGCGGACGCACGACGGCTTCACGCTCGACCGCGGGTTCCAGGTGCTTTTCACCGCCTACCCCGCCGCCCGCCGGGAACTCGACTTCGACGCCCTCGACCTCCGCACGTTCACCCCCGGTGCCGTCATCGCCCGTGCCGGCGAACGGTCCGTTCTCTCGGATCCGTTGCGCGATCCGACGGCCGCCTTCGAGTCGCTGTTCAACCGCGAGGTGACGACGAGCGACAAGCTCCGAACCCTGGCGCTCAGACAGGACCTCGGGACGCGTTCGCTCGACGAACTGTTCACCGGGCCGGACACGACCATCCGCGAGTACCTCTCCGACTGGGGTTTCTCAGCGAAGTTCGCCGAGAACTTCGTCGCCCCGTTCTACGGTGGGATCACGCTCGACCGCTCGCTGTCGACCTCGAAACGCGTCTTCGAGTACACGTTCCGGATGCTCGGCGACGGGTCGACGGCCGTCCCGGCCGACGGGATGGGGGCGATCGCCGACCAACTCGCCGCGAAGGCGCGGGCGGCGGGTGCCGACGTGCGGACCGGAGCGACGGTCGAGGCGGTCGATGGGGACGGCGACGGGGCGACGGTCCACGCCGACGGCGAGACGGTCGACGTCGACGCGGTCGTCGTCGCAACCGACCCTCGGACGGCGGGGGAGCTGACGGCCGTCGCGTCGATCCCGACGGCGGCGCGCCCGTCGACCACCCAGTACTACCGGCTCCCGGGCGGAACCAGCCTCGGAACGAAGAAACGGATCCTGCTCAACGCGGCGTCGGCGAGCCCGAACGCGGTCGTCCCGCTCTCTGAGGTCGCCCCGGAGTACGCCCCCGCCGACGCCGAGTTGCTCAACGCGACGTTCCTCGGCGAGGAGCCGCTCTCGATGGACGACGACGCGCTGGCCGCGGAGACGCAGGCGGCGCTGGAGTCGTGGTACCCCGAGCGGCAGTTCGGCGGGCTCGAACCGCTGGCGACGGACCGGATCGAGTTCGCGCAGTTCGACCAGCCCCCCGGGATCCACGACACCCTCCCGGATGCCCGTGCGCCCGACGGGCGGGTGTACCTCGCCGGCGACTACACCCAGTGGTCGGCGATCCAGGGCGCATTGGAGAGCGGCCGGGTCGCGGCGCAGGCGGTGCAGGCCGACCTCGCGTAG
- a CDS encoding DUF7559 family protein, with amino-acid sequence MLDDLRCPYCGETQSLERIEL; translated from the coding sequence ATCCTCGACGACCTTCGGTGTCCGTACTGTGGGGAGACCCAGTCGCTGGAGCGCATCGAACTCTGA